One window from the genome of Bacteroidales bacterium encodes:
- a CDS encoding D-alanine--D-alanine ligase, translating to MKNKLNIAILCGGYSGESKISINSASEIVKKINREKYNVFLIKITKEKWFYEKDNATFEINRHDFSLLLPEGKIKFDVVFNMIHGNPGENGLMQSYFELLGIRHTTCNSAVSNLTFNKYYTIQTVKSFGIATNRSVYYNNPSSADINEVKNNLKFPVFVKPNSGGSSIGMSKVKKIEDLEDALKTAFNEDNEILVEEFVKGNELTCGVLRINGKITALPITLVKSKNDFFDYQAKYDPELSEEITPAPVSQKETDDVVKASLLLYDKLNCRGVVRFDFIHDGNNPVFIEVNTIPGMSSTSIVPQQARAAGIQEAELYDIIIENSFKY from the coding sequence AAATATCAATAAATAGTGCTTCTGAAATAGTAAAAAAAATAAACCGCGAAAAATATAATGTTTTTTTGATAAAAATAACTAAAGAGAAATGGTTTTATGAGAAAGACAATGCTACTTTTGAAATAAACCGCCATGATTTCTCATTGTTATTGCCTGAAGGGAAAATCAAATTTGATGTGGTTTTCAATATGATTCACGGCAATCCGGGCGAAAACGGATTGATGCAAAGTTATTTTGAATTGCTTGGAATACGCCACACTACATGTAATTCGGCAGTTTCAAACTTAACATTCAACAAATATTACACAATTCAAACGGTAAAATCATTTGGTATTGCTACAAATCGCTCAGTTTACTACAATAATCCTTCTTCTGCTGATATAAATGAGGTTAAAAACAATTTGAAATTCCCTGTTTTTGTAAAACCAAATAGTGGCGGTTCTAGCATTGGGATGAGCAAAGTGAAAAAAATTGAAGACTTAGAAGATGCATTAAAAACAGCTTTTAATGAAGACAATGAAATATTGGTTGAAGAATTTGTAAAAGGAAATGAATTAACATGCGGAGTTTTAAGAATTAACGGCAAAATAACCGCATTACCTATTACTTTGGTAAAAAGCAAAAATGATTTTTTTGATTATCAAGCAAAGTATGATCCTGAATTAAGTGAAGAAATCACACCAGCGCCTGTGAGCCAAAAAGAAACTGACGATGTTGTTAAAGCGTCGCTATTATTGTATGACAAACTAAATTGTCGCGGTGTTGTTCGTTTTGACTTTATTCATGATGGAAATAATCCTGTTTTTATTGAAGTAAACACAATTCCGGGCATGTCATCAACTAGTATTGTGCCTCAACAAGCTCGTGCAGCAGGTATTCAAGAGGCAGAACTTTATGACATTATAATTGAAAACTCATTCAAATATTAA